Proteins encoded in a region of the Acidobacteriota bacterium genome:
- a CDS encoding site-specific DNA-methyltransferase, whose protein sequence is MEFATIYNENCLETLGRMPDSFIDMTITSPPYDDLRDYNGYHFPVEEIAAGLFAKTKEGGVVIWVVGDRTYNGSESLSSFEHAFAFREAGFRVHDTMIYAKNNPIPSDCGKRYRQAFEYMFCFAKGQPGTFNPLTVPIKQEKAFKSFRITKVGRNDLAHDHVAPKERKVNNIFFYNVGTSSSKDKIAFEHPAIFPEQLVEDQIRTWTNEGDTVYDPFMGSGTTAKIAGLLDRKWVGSEISAEYVAIAEQRLEIHRKDAMALSGGA, encoded by the coding sequence ATCGAATTCGCAACGATCTACAACGAGAACTGCCTTGAAACGCTCGGCCGGATGCCGGATTCGTTCATCGATATGACGATAACGAGCCCGCCGTATGACGATCTCCGCGACTACAACGGCTATCACTTTCCGGTCGAGGAGATCGCAGCGGGGCTCTTTGCCAAGACGAAGGAAGGCGGAGTTGTGATCTGGGTCGTCGGCGACCGGACGTATAACGGCAGCGAGAGCTTGAGCAGCTTTGAGCACGCCTTCGCATTTCGCGAGGCAGGTTTTCGCGTCCACGACACGATGATCTATGCGAAGAATAATCCCATTCCGAGCGATTGTGGCAAGCGGTATCGGCAGGCGTTCGAATATATGTTTTGCTTTGCGAAGGGCCAGCCCGGGACGTTCAACCCGCTGACGGTTCCGATCAAGCAGGAGAAGGCGTTCAAGTCGTTTCGCATAACGAAGGTCGGCCGCAACGACCTTGCCCACGACCACGTCGCCCCGAAAGAGCGGAAGGTCAACAATATTTTTTTCTACAACGTCGGCACGTCATCATCTAAGGACAAGATCGCATTCGAGCATCCGGCAATCTTTCCGGAGCAACTGGTAGAAGATCAGATAAGAACCTGGACCAACGAGGGCGATACGGTTTACGACCCCTTTATGGGCAGCGGAACAACGGCCAAGATCGCCGGGCTGCTCGACCGGAAATGGGTCGGCTCGGAGATCTCAGCCGAATATGTAGCGATAGCGGAGCAAAGGCTCGAGATCCATCGAAAGGATGCAATGGCATTGAGCGGCGGGGCGTGA
- a CDS encoding VCBS repeat-containing protein yields MSVPTSVTATNGDYINKVGINWDTIRGATQYRVYRNLINDPLTATELGTTEASFFFDTSAPINQTLFYWVRAENISAASELSESAQGLRRLGTANGPRLPLEPPPTPTGNPITATKISLGKALFWEEQLSSTKTVSCGTCHINRVGGSDPNSVISNLESTNPGPDATFGTGDDITGSPGVPASLSGGDYQWNPNFGLNKQVTTRKANATVNAAYAPLLFWDGRASNVFRDPVTDSVLLAAGAALESQAAGPPLSDVEMAHSGRDWNQAAAQIANAKPLALVPSMPAALATWINGRSYPELFEEAFGTPEVTPARIAMALATYQRVLYSDRAPVDRLFSGQNTLTVQEQRGLNVFNGANCNACHGGGRFTNDAFIYIGVRPVLDDLGRFAQTSQNVDRGAFRVPSLRNVELRAPYMHNGRFGTLEEVVAFYNRGGDFNAPNKAPAMVPQGLTAQQQADLVAFLKRPLTDERVANETGVFDRPVLYSESNRVPVVAGTGRAGAGGTVPKVIAIEPPLVGNPSFTVAVANTVPGAQAVLVIGEDDPGVGTSIPAIGSFARETTTTNSSGTGIGYGSVSIAIPDNANLIGRVFFGRWYIADPLAVNGFSVSQVFQFKIFGESANTSSSEAIFDFDGDGKTDISVFRPVGGSGSEWWYLRSSDGGNRAFAFGKATDTIVPADFTGDGKTDLAFWRPASGEWFVLRSEDSTFFAFPFGAAGDVPSPADFDGDGRSDATVYRPSTNTWFTLRSSDGQVAATPFGTADDKPVPADYDGDGKADVAIFRPTGGSGGGEWWYLRSSDGANRAFAFGSATDLTLPGDYTGDGKADLAYFRPSTGEWYVLRSEDSSFYAFPWGTSGDLPAPGDYDGDGKIDAAVFRPSNSNWFALRSTAGPLILQFGTTGDRPLPNAFVR; encoded by the coding sequence TTGTCCGTCCCAACAAGCGTTACCGCAACCAATGGCGATTATATAAATAAAGTCGGAATCAACTGGGACACGATCCGCGGGGCAACTCAATACCGCGTCTATCGAAACTTGATAAACGATCCGTTGACCGCGACCGAATTAGGCACTACGGAGGCCAGCTTTTTCTTTGACACGTCTGCGCCGATAAATCAGACCTTGTTTTATTGGGTGCGAGCAGAAAACATCTCCGCTGCAAGCGAATTGAGCGAGTCCGCTCAAGGATTGCGGCGACTGGGGACGGCCAACGGCCCACGTCTTCCACTAGAGCCGCCGCCAACCCCGACGGGAAATCCGATCACCGCAACGAAGATAAGTCTCGGCAAAGCGCTTTTTTGGGAAGAACAACTTTCATCAACTAAGACCGTTTCTTGTGGAACCTGTCACATCAATCGGGTCGGCGGCTCTGATCCTAATTCAGTGATCTCGAATCTTGAGTCAACAAATCCAGGACCTGACGCTACGTTCGGAACGGGAGATGACATTACTGGGTCTCCCGGTGTTCCCGCGAGCTTATCAGGCGGGGACTATCAATGGAACCCGAATTTCGGACTGAACAAGCAAGTAACAACTCGAAAGGCGAATGCGACCGTAAATGCCGCGTATGCTCCACTACTTTTCTGGGACGGCCGGGCATCGAATGTTTTTAGAGACCCAGTTACGGACTCCGTTCTTTTAGCTGCTGGAGCTGCTCTTGAATCACAGGCCGCGGGCCCTCCGCTTTCGGATGTCGAGATGGCGCATTCTGGACGAGACTGGAATCAGGCCGCCGCGCAAATCGCGAACGCTAAACCGCTTGCATTGGTGCCGAGCATGCCGGCGGCACTTGCGACCTGGATAAACGGTAGATCCTATCCGGAGCTTTTTGAAGAGGCATTTGGTACGCCTGAGGTGACCCCGGCACGCATAGCGATGGCATTGGCAACGTACCAGCGCGTCCTTTACTCAGATCGAGCACCGGTTGACCGATTGTTCAGCGGTCAGAATACGCTGACAGTTCAGGAGCAGCGAGGGCTTAACGTATTCAACGGAGCTAACTGCAATGCATGCCACGGCGGAGGGCGATTCACCAACGATGCATTCATATATATTGGCGTTCGCCCGGTTCTGGACGACCTCGGCCGTTTTGCGCAGACAAGCCAAAATGTTGATCGCGGTGCATTTCGGGTTCCGAGTCTTAGAAATGTTGAACTTAGGGCCCCATACATGCACAACGGTCGGTTCGGAACGCTTGAGGAGGTAGTTGCGTTTTACAACCGTGGCGGCGATTTTAATGCACCGAATAAGGCCCCGGCGATGGTGCCCCAAGGGTTAACCGCTCAACAGCAAGCTGACCTCGTCGCTTTTCTTAAGCGACCTTTGACCGATGAGCGGGTTGCCAACGAGACAGGCGTTTTCGACCGTCCGGTTCTTTATTCGGAATCAAACCGCGTTCCGGTGGTTGCGGGAACGGGTCGAGCCGGTGCGGGAGGGACAGTTCCGAAGGTGATTGCGATCGAGCCGCCGCTTGTAGGCAATCCCAGCTTCACAGTGGCTGTAGCCAATACCGTACCCGGTGCTCAGGCAGTCCTCGTCATTGGGGAGGACGATCCAGGCGTCGGCACGTCTATTCCTGCGATCGGGTCGTTCGCGAGAGAAACTACCACAACTAACAGCAGCGGTACGGGAATCGGGTACGGCTCCGTAAGCATTGCCATCCCCGATAATGCCAACCTGATCGGACGAGTATTCTTCGGGCGATGGTACATTGCCGACCCGCTCGCCGTAAACGGTTTTTCGGTATCTCAGGTTTTTCAGTTCAAAATCTTTGGTGAGTCGGCAAACACCTCCTCATCTGAAGCGATCTTTGATTTTGACGGCGATGGGAAGACGGATATTTCGGTGTTTCGGCCGGTTGGTGGAAGTGGATCGGAGTGGTGGTATTTGAGGTCTTCGGATGGTGGGAACCGGGCGTTCGCCTTTGGCAAGGCGACTGACACGATCGTGCCCGCAGACTTTACCGGTGATGGAAAGACGGATCTTGCTTTCTGGCGGCCGGCGTCGGGCGAGTGGTTTGTCTTGAGGAGCGAGGATTCGACGTTCTTCGCGTTCCCGTTCGGAGCGGCGGGCGATGTGCCTTCGCCGGCGGATTTTGACGGCGACGGGAGGTCGGACGCAACGGTGTATCGGCCTTCGACGAACACTTGGTTCACGCTCCGTTCTTCGGACGGGCAGGTGGCGGCGACGCCGTTCGGCACCGCGGACGACAAGCCTGTTCCGGCGGATTACGACGGCGACGGGAAAGCTGATGTTGCGATCTTCCGTCCAACGGGCGGCTCCGGCGGCGGCGAGTGGTGGTATCTGAGATCGAGCGACGGAGCCAATCGCGCTTTCGCGTTCGGGTCGGCGACTGATCTTACCTTGCCGGGCGATTACACCGGCGACGGCAAGGCCGACCTGGCATATTTCAGGCCATCGACCGGCGAGTGGTACGTGCTTCGCAGCGAGGACTCGAGCTTCTATGCGTTCCCGTGGGGAACCAGTGGCGACCTTCCGGCACCGGGCGATTACGATGGCGACGGCAAGATCGACGCAGCGGTCTTTCGGCCGTCGAACTCGAACTGGTTCGCGTTGAGATCAACGGCCGGCCCGCTTATCTTGCAATTCGGCACGACCGGCGACCGCCCGCTGCCGAATGCGTTCGTGAGATAA
- a CDS encoding sugar kinase, which produces MNEPEHENLNGFAGLRIAVVGDVVADRYLRGTIDRVSREAPVLIVKHELTETFPGGAANAAANIASLCGVAMAVGVVGEDPVGKELLGELASLGVETTTILASPNFNTTTKTRVLAGRSTSSRQQVLRIDHEDRRGLADEDRSAIRSLAIAAVEQADAVIVSDYGYGAVDTDLFAELLAAAERRGIPIVVDSRYRLAEFRGATAATPNLEEAEAIIGSGFEPEATDDLRKRLDCLALLITRGGNGMLLSVAGRPLEQIPVVGSTEPVDVTGAGDTVIAVFTMALAAGLDFRRATEIANHAGGIVVMKRGTATVSLAELTASLSAEEPVHTAAANDEL; this is translated from the coding sequence ATGAACGAACCGGAACACGAAAATCTGAATGGGTTCGCGGGGCTCCGCATCGCGGTCGTCGGCGATGTGGTTGCTGACCGCTATCTTCGAGGCACCATTGACCGAGTCTCGCGCGAGGCTCCGGTCCTGATCGTAAAGCACGAACTGACCGAGACCTTCCCCGGCGGAGCGGCAAATGCTGCTGCGAACATTGCCTCGCTCTGCGGCGTCGCGATGGCGGTCGGCGTCGTCGGCGAAGACCCGGTCGGCAAAGAACTTCTCGGCGAGCTTGCTTCGCTCGGTGTCGAGACCACGACAATTCTCGCTTCCCCAAATTTCAATACAACGACCAAGACCCGCGTGCTTGCCGGGCGGAGCACATCGTCGCGTCAGCAGGTGCTTAGGATCGACCACGAAGACCGCCGCGGGCTTGCCGACGAAGATCGATCCGCAATTCGGAGCCTCGCGATCGCTGCCGTTGAGCAGGCGGACGCCGTAATCGTTTCGGACTACGGCTATGGTGCGGTCGATACGGATCTTTTCGCCGAGCTGCTTGCTGCGGCCGAAAGGCGTGGAATCCCGATCGTTGTTGATTCGCGCTATCGGCTCGCCGAGTTTCGCGGAGCAACCGCCGCAACGCCAAATCTTGAGGAAGCCGAGGCGATCATCGGGAGCGGCTTTGAGCCCGAAGCCACCGATGATCTTCGCAAACGGCTCGACTGCCTTGCTTTGCTCATCACCCGTGGCGGAAACGGAATGCTGCTTTCGGTCGCGGGCCGGCCGCTCGAACAGATACCGGTCGTCGGCTCGACCGAGCCCGTTGACGTAACCGGTGCGGGCGATACCGTGATTGCCGTATTCACAATGGCCCTCGCGGCCGGGCTCGACTTTCGCCGGGCAACCGAGATCGCAAATCACGCCGGCGGTATCGTAGTTATGAAACGCGGAACCGCGACCGTTTCGCTTGCTGAATTGACCGCCTCGCTTTCCGCCGAGGAGCCCGTGCATACGGCCGCCGCGAACGACGAACTATGA
- a CDS encoding adenylyltransferase/cytidyltransferase family protein: MTAPAQILDREELTKFVADQRATGRTIVLANGCFDLLHVGHIRYLAGAKALGDLLVVGINSDRQVAMLKGPGRPAVPADERAEMIASLRSVDAVTIFDEPTVTELILAIRPDIHTKGTDYTEANVPERDVVLSIGGRVAIVGDPKDHSSSEMIETLMR; this comes from the coding sequence ATGACAGCTCCCGCACAAATTCTCGACCGCGAAGAGTTGACCAAGTTCGTTGCCGATCAAAGGGCAACGGGTCGGACAATAGTGCTTGCGAATGGCTGCTTCGACCTGCTCCACGTCGGCCACATTCGTTATCTCGCGGGTGCGAAAGCACTCGGCGATCTGCTGGTCGTCGGCATCAACAGCGACCGCCAGGTGGCTATGTTGAAGGGGCCGGGGCGACCCGCAGTTCCCGCCGACGAGCGAGCGGAGATGATCGCATCGCTCCGTTCGGTCGATGCCGTTACGATCTTTGACGAGCCGACCGTCACCGAACTCATCCTCGCGATCCGGCCCGACATTCACACAAAAGGAACCGACTATACCGAAGCGAATGTGCCCGAACGCGATGTCGTTCTCTCGATCGGCGGCCGCGTCGCCATCGTCGGCGACCCGAAGGACCATTCTTCTTCTGAGATGATCGAAACGCTTATGCGATAG
- a CDS encoding aminopeptidase P N-terminal domain-containing protein, which yields MREQLKRFIDQMEENSVAVIPAAHEVTRSYDTEFKFQQDPDFYYLTGFPEPDAIAVIDPKNKKSPYTLYVRPRDPLMETWYGRRQGVEGAVKNYGADRAFSIEKFAADLPKLLDGHDKLYYRFAVDKALDQQILQYLSGQRVRRLKTAYPPHTIIDPTIITGEMRLHKTPEEVELMQVSADIAAEAHILAMKKVKPGMNEGQVEALMEAYMKDKGASGVAYNSIVGGGDNATILHYVENNMPLKDGDLILIDAGAQYKGYASDITRTFPVNGKFTQAQREVYDVVLDVQLKCIEATKTGNTVKKRQEYSIELLTEGMVKLGLLKGKTSELVKKKAYLKYYMHGVGHYLGLDVHDAGRYFSDQEAKHSRPFAPGMVLTVEPGIYVPPDDKTAPAKYRGIGIRIEDDVLVTDDGNRNLTSKVTKDPDEIEALMRKPARK from the coding sequence ATGCGAGAGCAACTAAAGCGGTTCATTGACCAGATGGAAGAAAATTCGGTGGCGGTCATCCCGGCGGCCCATGAGGTTACGCGGAGCTACGACACGGAGTTCAAGTTTCAGCAGGACCCGGACTTTTATTACCTGACCGGATTTCCGGAGCCGGACGCGATCGCGGTGATCGACCCGAAGAACAAGAAATCGCCTTACACGCTTTACGTAAGGCCGCGTGATCCGCTGATGGAGACCTGGTACGGGCGGAGGCAGGGCGTTGAGGGTGCGGTCAAGAATTACGGCGCTGACCGGGCGTTCTCGATAGAAAAATTTGCAGCGGACCTGCCGAAGCTGCTCGATGGCCACGATAAGTTGTATTACCGGTTCGCGGTCGATAAGGCTCTCGACCAACAGATCTTGCAGTACCTTTCGGGCCAGCGGGTCCGCCGGCTCAAGACGGCATATCCGCCGCACACCATCATCGACCCGACCATCATCACCGGCGAAATGCGGCTCCACAAAACGCCCGAGGAGGTCGAGTTGATGCAGGTCTCGGCCGACATCGCCGCCGAGGCACACATCCTGGCGATGAAGAAGGTAAAGCCGGGGATGAACGAAGGCCAGGTCGAGGCTCTGATGGAAGCCTATATGAAGGACAAAGGCGCGAGCGGCGTCGCCTATAACTCCATCGTCGGCGGCGGCGACAACGCGACCATCCTTCACTACGTTGAGAACAATATGCCGCTTAAGGACGGCGACCTGATTCTCATCGACGCCGGTGCACAGTATAAGGGCTATGCCTCGGACATCACGCGGACATTTCCGGTCAACGGCAAGTTTACGCAGGCGCAGAGGGAGGTTTACGACGTCGTGCTCGACGTTCAGCTAAAGTGCATCGAGGCTACCAAAACCGGCAACACCGTGAAAAAGCGGCAGGAATATTCGATCGAGCTTCTGACCGAAGGAATGGTCAAGCTTGGGCTGCTTAAGGGCAAGACGTCTGAGCTCGTAAAGAAGAAGGCTTACCTTAAATATTACATGCACGGCGTCGGGCACTATTTGGGGCTCGATGTCCATGACGCCGGCCGCTATTTCAGCGACCAGGAGGCGAAGCACTCGCGGCCGTTCGCTCCGGGAATGGTGCTGACGGTCGAGCCCGGCATCTACGTCCCGCCGGATGACAAGACCGCTCCGGCGAAGTATCGCGGCATCGGTATCCGCATCGAGGACGACGTGCTCGTAACCGACGACGGCAACCGCAACCTGACGTCGAAGGTCACGAAAGACCCGGACGAGATCGAGGCTCTAATGCGGAAGCCCGCACGTAAGTAA
- a CDS encoding acyl-CoA dehydrogenase family protein gives MAKEYVKGGEFLIAEQTTAEVFTPEDFSDEHRMIGETCREYIDNEVVPNLPALENHAWEVARDLLKKAGELGLLGANIPEEYGGMELDQTTGAIIAEMVGRGSGFGSTYGAQTSIGLLPILYWGSEELKKEWIPGIISGEIVSAYCLTESGSGSDALGAKCVAKLSDDGEHWILNGEKMWITNGGFADVYLVFAKVDGEKEKFSCFLVPRSENCRPGNEEHKLGIKSSSTTAVILSDAKIPKGNLIGEVGDGAKIAFNVLNVGRFKLGASVTGGAKLAIHESVRYANERHQFNKPISSFGAIKHKLAEMAIRTWVAESITYRTVGMIDALIGDGADNAKKLQSIEEYAVESSINKVACSESLDYVVDEMVQIYGGYGYSADYPAEKAYRDSRINRIFEGTNEINRMLIPGQLMKRAMKGKIGLLQAAKALQDEILNPQMSFDEDTSLLAAEMKLAANAKKIALMVLGTAAQKYMMALAEQQEVLINCADIIMDAYQMETAILRAKKYAEKNGEDAAGRYIDMAGVYCNDAIQRIEAKAKNTIAAIAEGDEGRTLLVALKRFTKNNSPINTIAARQRIADVMIAANTYTY, from the coding sequence ATGGCAAAAGAGTATGTGAAAGGCGGCGAGTTCTTGATCGCGGAGCAGACGACCGCCGAGGTTTTTACACCGGAGGATTTTTCCGATGAGCATCGGATGATCGGCGAGACGTGTCGCGAATATATTGACAACGAGGTCGTGCCGAACCTGCCGGCCCTCGAGAATCACGCCTGGGAGGTTGCTCGCGACCTGCTGAAAAAGGCGGGCGAGCTCGGCCTTCTCGGGGCAAACATTCCCGAGGAATACGGCGGAATGGAGCTCGACCAGACGACCGGAGCGATCATCGCAGAAATGGTCGGCCGCGGCAGCGGTTTTGGCTCGACCTACGGAGCGCAGACCTCGATCGGGCTCTTGCCGATACTTTACTGGGGCTCGGAAGAGCTGAAGAAAGAATGGATACCGGGCATCATCTCGGGCGAGATCGTTTCGGCGTACTGCCTGACCGAATCGGGCTCGGGCTCGGACGCTCTCGGGGCCAAGTGCGTCGCAAAGCTTTCCGATGACGGCGAACACTGGATCTTGAACGGCGAGAAGATGTGGATCACCAACGGCGGCTTTGCCGATGTCTATCTCGTCTTTGCCAAGGTCGATGGCGAGAAGGAAAAGTTTTCGTGCTTCCTCGTGCCGCGGTCGGAAAACTGCCGCCCGGGCAATGAAGAGCACAAGCTCGGCATCAAGTCGTCCTCAACGACCGCCGTTATTCTCTCCGATGCGAAGATCCCGAAGGGCAACCTGATCGGCGAGGTCGGCGACGGTGCGAAGATCGCTTTCAACGTGCTCAATGTCGGCCGATTCAAACTCGGAGCTTCGGTAACGGGCGGAGCAAAGCTCGCGATCCACGAATCGGTGCGGTACGCCAACGAACGGCATCAGTTCAATAAGCCGATCTCTTCGTTTGGTGCGATCAAGCACAAGCTCGCCGAGATGGCGATCCGGACGTGGGTCGCAGAATCGATCACATACCGGACGGTCGGGATGATCGATGCTTTGATCGGCGATGGTGCCGATAACGCAAAGAAGCTTCAGTCGATCGAGGAATACGCTGTCGAATCGTCGATCAACAAGGTGGCTTGTTCCGAGTCGCTCGATTATGTTGTCGATGAGATGGTGCAGATCTACGGCGGGTACGGCTATTCGGCCGATTATCCGGCAGAGAAGGCCTATCGCGATTCGCGCATCAACCGCATCTTTGAAGGCACGAATGAGATCAACCGGATGCTGATTCCCGGCCAGTTGATGAAGCGAGCGATGAAGGGCAAGATCGGTTTGCTGCAGGCGGCAAAGGCTCTGCAGGACGAGATACTGAACCCGCAGATGTCGTTTGACGAAGACACAAGCCTGCTCGCGGCGGAAATGAAACTTGCGGCAAACGCCAAGAAGATCGCCCTGATGGTGCTCGGCACGGCGGCCCAGAAATACATGATGGCTCTCGCCGAACAACAGGAAGTGCTGATCAATTGCGCCGACATCATTATGGACGCCTACCAGATGGAGACGGCGATTCTGCGTGCAAAGAAATACGCTGAAAAGAACGGCGAGGACGCCGCCGGACGCTACATAGACATGGCAGGCGTCTATTGCAACGACGCCATCCAGCGGATCGAGGCGAAGGCGAAGAACACCATCGCAGCCATCGCCGAGGGCGACGAGGGCCGCACGCTTCTGGTCGCACTAAAGCGGTTCACTAAGAACAACTCGCCGATCAACACCATTGCCGCCCGCCAGCGGATCGCCGATGTGATGATCGCGGCGAATACTTACACCTATTAG
- a CDS encoding DoxX family protein, which yields MISIDDIVRNLPALFAAAFVAILFIQSALDKVFDWKGNLEWLTGHFSKTFLAGMVPMMLATITLMELATGFAAAVGIVYFLATGSLIVVFAAGVLGAASLTALFFGQRIAKDYPGAAVLVPYFLLLLALMVLSAPHR from the coding sequence ATGATCAGCATCGACGACATTGTCAGAAATCTCCCTGCCCTTTTCGCGGCGGCTTTTGTCGCGATACTTTTTATTCAGTCGGCGCTCGACAAGGTCTTCGATTGGAAGGGCAATCTTGAGTGGCTGACCGGCCATTTCTCGAAGACGTTCCTGGCCGGGATGGTGCCGATGATGCTCGCCACGATAACGCTGATGGAACTGGCGACCGGCTTCGCGGCGGCGGTTGGCATTGTCTATTTCCTCGCGACCGGTTCTCTTATCGTCGTTTTCGCCGCGGGCGTTCTCGGTGCAGCATCGCTTACTGCACTCTTCTTCGGCCAGCGGATCGCAAAGGATTACCCCGGTGCCGCGGTCCTCGTACCGTATTTTCTTCTCTTGCTTGCGCTGATGGTCCTTTCAGCACCGCATCGCTGA
- a CDS encoding 16S rRNA (uracil(1498)-N(3))-methyltransferase, with the protein MTKHRFYSPTENFAEGQARLDAGETHHLRDVLRLGVGGAVNVFDGEGQEYEAEIASVTKREAMLRIVRSVEPSALESPLDLTIAAAVTPAEKFDLAVEKAVELGVRRLIPLITNRTEVKASAATRRLERWRRIAFGAAKQCGRAVLMKVDEPIAFSEVFDRAEDGRVILFSELGGEKIEDIPSGVPLTLIYGPKGGWADAELELAETKKAAVVTLGGRILRAETAAIALTAIIQHRFGDMN; encoded by the coding sequence ATGACAAAGCATCGATTCTATTCGCCGACCGAAAACTTTGCCGAAGGGCAAGCCCGGCTCGATGCAGGCGAGACCCATCACCTTCGCGACGTTCTCCGGCTTGGCGTTGGCGGAGCTGTAAATGTCTTCGATGGCGAAGGCCAAGAATACGAGGCCGAGATCGCCTCGGTCACAAAGCGTGAAGCGATGCTGCGGATCGTTCGAAGTGTCGAGCCGTCTGCTCTGGAGTCGCCGCTCGACCTCACCATCGCCGCCGCAGTCACGCCCGCCGAGAAGTTTGACCTCGCCGTCGAAAAGGCCGTCGAGCTCGGCGTCCGGCGGCTCATCCCGCTGATTACCAACCGCACGGAGGTAAAGGCTTCGGCCGCTACCCGCCGGCTCGAACGCTGGCGTCGGATCGCGTTTGGGGCCGCAAAGCAGTGCGGCCGTGCGGTGCTGATGAAAGTGGATGAGCCGATAGCTTTTTCAGAGGTATTTGACCGTGCCGAAGACGGCCGAGTTATTCTATTTAGCGAGCTTGGCGGCGAAAAGATCGAGGATATCCCGTCGGGGGTGCCGCTTACGCTGATCTATGGACCAAAGGGCGGCTGGGCCGATGCGGAGCTTGAGCTTGCGGAAACGAAAAAAGCCGCCGTTGTCACACTCGGCGGCAGAATACTTCGAGCCGAAACGGCCGCGATCGCCCTAACCGCGATCATCCAGCACCGCTTCGGCGATATGAATTAG
- a CDS encoding cupin domain-containing protein has translation MTSQYRVERWNEPYAPDVASLRSRLTAEGYSVFQWTDLPGAEYPQHAHANDQTHWVVSGEIELEVAGAGKSILAAGDRDFMPSGTEHTARVIGDVPVIYLIGEKV, from the coding sequence ATGACGTCGCAATATCGAGTTGAACGATGGAACGAGCCGTATGCTCCGGACGTGGCTTCGCTGAGGTCTCGCCTCACCGCGGAGGGCTATTCTGTCTTTCAGTGGACCGATCTTCCGGGAGCGGAATATCCGCAACACGCCCACGCTAACGACCAAACGCACTGGGTAGTTTCCGGAGAGATAGAGCTTGAGGTTGCGGGAGCGGGAAAAAGTATTCTGGCTGCGGGCGACCGCGACTTCATGCCCTCGGGCACAGAGCACACAGCGCGGGTTATCGGCGATGTCCCGGTAATCTACCTCATTGGTGAAAAGGTCTGA